AAGGTCGACGGCCAGCGTGCCGTGTTGGTGCGCAATAGTTGGGGGCCGACCTGGGGCGATGCGGGCTACGGCTGGCTTACGGAGCGGTTCCTTGGGCCACGCATTTATGCGGCCGCAATCTTGTTGGAGGACGTCGATGTACTTGCCGATCCCGTCGCAGCCTGACTGCGCGAGCGCCTGGCGCGAAGCCGTGCGCGCCGTCGATGCCCGACCGGGCCACTCGGCCTACAATGTGATCATCGACATTGCAGATCCGATCGCCCATGCAACGCTGGCGGATGCCCGAGTCGCGGTGGTCGACGAGTTCTTATCTAACTGCGACAAATCGGTGGAGACGGTGGCGAACACCATTTTTCCGGCCGGCCTCTATCGCCGCTATGGCGCTCCCGCCTTCTTCGATGTTTTCCGCGACAATGTTCTGAAGAAAGTTCGGCGAAGCGAACGTTGGTCCGGATACTATTTCGAGCGCATGATTCAATTTCCGGTGGCCGAGGGTGACGCGCCCAATCAGCTTTGGGATATCGTTGCGCGCCTGAAGAACGAGGACGTGCGAGCCCTGAACAAATTCGAGCTGTCGCTATTCGATCCTGTCCGGGATGTCGATAATTCGCCTTATGGCGGACAGTGCCTCAGTTTTATGAGCTTCAAGGTCATACCTGGCACGGAAAAAACACTGACTTTGACCGTGATGTATCGCAATCACTTTTATATTGAAAAGCTGTTGGGCAACCTGATTGGACTTGGCCGCCTAATGGACTTTGTCGCTGATGAGGCCGACCTCAAGGTTGGCGCGCTCACCGTCATTTCCACCCATGCCGAAATCGACCACCCGCGCCGCAACGGAAAGGCTGCTAGCCGGTCCGACATTACTGCGATGATCGCAGAGTTCGATCAGGCAGCGGCCCCTCTCGCGGCTTGAGGAAAGAATGGAAGCTCGAGCGTCTGTCGATCGTCATCGGCGGCTGCGAGACCGTAGATGTGATTGACACCCGAGATGAACTCAGCTTGGCCGCCGTAACTTGGATGGCGGACGATCTCGACCGTTGTATCGAGGCCGTTCAGCGCCATGCCGGCATCGCGGCCGATTGCCACGATCCGGCGCGGCTTGATCATCGCAATGAGAGCCGTGAGCAATGGCCACGTGGCTTCGCGCTCGGCCCTGGTGTGGCAACGGTTTGAGAAGGGGTCATCGGCCTCGTGCGGATGAAGAGGAAAGATATTCCACAAGACGGCGGGCTCTCCGATTCGAGTCAGCACGCTCCAGACGATGGCGGCGGTCCGCTCCGCGACCACAGGACCTCTTGTTGCACGATCCAGTGCTATGCCGCCCATCAGCGCCGCCGCGTGGCTCAAATGAACCTCGTCCGTCAGCGGCACGCCCGTTCTGCGGCCGCCGCGGTAGCCCAGATCGCGGGCGATCCAGATCGTATCGACATGAGCGGTCAGGGCCGCGTCCAAGCACCGCACGAGATTGCGCCGCCGGATGCGCGCTGCATCCGCGCGATCATACGTCGCGCAACAATCGGCGTAAGGGTTGAACACCGAAGGAAGGCGGGTTTCAGCAAGGGCTTGGGCGAACGACTTCGGCGTCTTCAAGGTAGTGTCTCGATGGTTAGGCGACGGTTATTCGTATCGATGTGAAGACGCCCGCGCCGATGCTCGCGCAGAAAGCGGAAAGCGGCATAGCCCTGCAAGATCGCGTCCTCCCAAAGCCACAGCGGAATTCGTTCGGCCTCGTATCCAGCAACGAACTGGCGGACATGCTTCAGCATGTCGAACGGCAGTTCGCCTGACTTCACGTTGGCGAAGAGGTCTAGCGCGAGCGCTTGCCCGAAGATCCACGTGGCGACGCCCTCTTCGATGAGAGTGGCGCGCGCGCCATCCTGAGCCTCGTCGATCTTGGGGTCGCTTTTCCGCTTGAGGCGGAAAAGGCTGCGGATGACGGGCGACCACGTCAAGACAGCTACATAAGCGTAATGGAAAACATCGTGAAAGCGATAGTCATCGGCTGTCATGGCGTTATCTGTCAAACGATCGCCGACGTTCAGGCCATTGCAACGCTGGCACACATAAGTCTGGCCTCGAACATTACGCTCAGAAACGTCGACATAGAGATCGCGAGGCAACTGTTCTTCGGGTTCGGCAGATTCGTCGAGAGGCGCGGGATATGATCGTCGGCGCGGCCAACGATCGAAGATCTTGCTCAAATTCTTGACCGCAGCCGCCTCGAGCGTGACGCCCGCCTCGTTTGCAGCTTGAATCAACGTGCGCATGATCGCGACAAGGCGACCGGCCAACGCCGACTGGTTGTCGGCCAGACGGCCTGCTTCGTGATCGGTCACGAGCAAGCCGACTTCACCCGCCAATTGGAGGAGCGTCTTCTCAAAGGTCGGAGTGGGCTCCAACCGGCGCGTCATTATTGCAGGCTGTAGAGAGGCGAATGAAAGTGCGGCGTCGGGCGCACGCTGCCAGTCGGCATACCCTCGATTCAGATTCCCGGCGATCTCTCCGAGAGACAATCCACCTCGCGCGGCGACCGCCGTGAGATACCAAAGAACGTCGCCCAGTTCCTCGACTACGGCGCCGGCGTAGCCGAGGTATGAAGCTCGGTCTCGCTGTTTCTTCTTGACCTCGCTGAGGAGGCTGCCCGTCTCACCAAACAGGCCGAGCAACGGAAATGTGAGCGAACCACGGTCACTGCGCAGGTCAGTGGTCAACGCTTGCGAGGCATAGTCCTCGACGGTAAGCGGGGAAAATTCGTCCGTCATGCTGTCCGCTTCTTTCGACGGTCGGAGATTGCCTTGTCCGGTACGGTCACGCCATATGCCTTTAACGCGCGGAGGACCACCACCCGAATGGGTTCGCGCGTTTCCGCAGCCCGAATGCAAAGGTGGTGTTTCGTGACCGCCGGCACCTGAATCTGCAGATACTCGTCCGTCTCGTCGGAGGGGCGCGCCGCCTTCATGAAATCACTATATCATGTATTTCATGAAACCACTATATAATGAAATCGGAGCATTCGCAGACGGCATT
This Bradyrhizobium sp. CCBAU 53421 DNA region includes the following protein-coding sequences:
- a CDS encoding nucleoside triphosphate pyrophosphohydrolase family protein → MTDEFSPLTVEDYASQALTTDLRSDRGSLTFPLLGLFGETGSLLSEVKKKQRDRASYLGYAGAVVEELGDVLWYLTAVAARGGLSLGEIAGNLNRGYADWQRAPDAALSFASLQPAIMTRRLEPTPTFEKTLLQLAGEVGLLVTDHEAGRLADNQSALAGRLVAIMRTLIQAANEAGVTLEAAAVKNLSKIFDRWPRRRSYPAPLDESAEPEEQLPRDLYVDVSERNVRGQTYVCQRCNGLNVGDRLTDNAMTADDYRFHDVFHYAYVAVLTWSPVIRSLFRLKRKSDPKIDEAQDGARATLIEEGVATWIFGQALALDLFANVKSGELPFDMLKHVRQFVAGYEAERIPLWLWEDAILQGYAAFRFLREHRRGRLHIDTNNRRLTIETLP
- a CDS encoding uracil-DNA glycosylase, with amino-acid sequence MKTPKSFAQALAETRLPSVFNPYADCCATYDRADAARIRRRNLVRCLDAALTAHVDTIWIARDLGYRGGRRTGVPLTDEVHLSHAAALMGGIALDRATRGPVVAERTAAIVWSVLTRIGEPAVLWNIFPLHPHEADDPFSNRCHTRAEREATWPLLTALIAMIKPRRIVAIGRDAGMALNGLDTTVEIVRHPSYGGQAEFISGVNHIYGLAAADDDRQTLELPFFPQAARGAAA